The genomic window ttacattatatattccTTTATGTTAGCGTATAGCGTATAGCGTAATagtatttacataaaatatatatatatttctctttctatttcggTTAGGTTTACTTCGTGATCTGACATCAGGTTTATCAAGTGGAGGTCTTTTGGATCCACTTGGATTATTTAATAAAGGAGATAAGAGTCAGGCTACTGCCAGTAGCAATGCTCAATCATTAGGTACCAATTTGAATCTTGGACCATTGGGTCTCTCCACCAATTTGGCATCATCCTCGGCATCAGCAACAGCCCATGGGGGTGGTTCTGCATCTGCCAAGGCAAATGCTAATGCTCAAGGTTATGGTTATAATGGTGCCAATGCCAACGCCAACGCCAACGCCAACGCCAATGCTGGAGCTTCAGCCAATGGTGGTGCACAAGGTAAAAAGAACATCAGAAAATTTTGAACATTTTATAGTATATGTAATCGTCAAAAATTTTGTCTGCGTTTTTTGGTTAAAACAAAGATGATCGAAAGATcagttagaaaatattttcgttatccGTAATTGTTCTATCCAAACTAGGCTACGATGATTCTTCGAGTCTTTACAACGGTGGATCTTTAAATAACAATGGTATTACTGGCAACTATAATTTAAGACCAAATGAACCTTATTCGAACAATATCTTTCCTTCGAATGGACAATATGGCGGTTACGATGGTTCCTCACTTAATTCTGGAAATGCTCAGTCCAATGCTAATGCAAATGCTGGTGCATATAGTGGTAGCAATGGAGGTACTTTCATTCCATCAAAACCAAGTCCATCTTTGGGACCAACTTATGTCGCTGATTATGGCCCATCTTATCCTCAGTACCAAGGAAATAGTGGTAGTACTTCTGGACATTCAAATGCACATTCTAGTGCCAATGCAAATGCAAATGCTAATGCTAATTCTGGTAGGACCGAGCATGGATATAACGTGCCCGAATCAATTCCTATAAACATCCCACAAACTATTCAACGACCACAACCTACCCTACAACAGAGACCTATAATAATAACTCAATCTCCGCCAAATCCGATAATTCGGCAACCTATACAAAATTCAAATGCTTACTCCACTGCCAGTGCAAATGCAAATGCTAATGCTAATGCTGGTAGGATTGATCATGGATATAGAGCACCAATAATCGAATCAATTCCTATAAACGTTCCGCAAAATATTCAACGACCACAGCCTGTCCTACAACAAAGACCTGTAATAATGACTAGACCCTCACCAAACCCAATACCTCAACAACCAAGGCCAATTATTCATAGTGTTCCTGAGTTACATAATTCGGCAACACTACCAGTTGTTATCGTCGAAGGTCCGCAACAACAACCAATAAATAGACCGGGTGTCTATCATCAACGTCGACCTCATTACCATCATCCACATAGACCAAAGCAACAACCTATTGAAATCTTCGTTATCGAGGATGACAGCACTCCGACACAAGCTCAAGGTGAACTTCGTTATCGAAAGATGtcttgttcttcttcattgatatacctatgtatatatatgtaaccaAAAAGAGCTAAAATGTTAATTGGGATGAACTTCAAACATAAttctcttattattgttatgttACTCACAATCTTCCATGAAGAAAACTCGATACAACTGCAAGAAGAGTTTATCTGTATTgctatttctttctcgctaATCTTCCATAAGGAGATCTGATAATCTGTGAGATATCTCATGTATTTAATTCATCCTGAAATGGACATATCCTATTGTTATCTGCATACACTACTAAAATGCAGAATACTTCCGCTTGAAAATTGTGGCCTTGTAACCATTATAACTAAACTGatataatcattaaatttttacagaaatACGACAAAATACccttccattttatttatcatttgtgTACTGAGTATCTGATTTACTTACTAGGTTTATGTATCGCACTTTTGTTCGTTCATGCTTAATTATGTCTGATTATTGTTCTTTGTAAAGATGTGAATGTAtgtttaacataaaaaatattaaccatttgttatttttttcaggTGGATATCAGGGCAATTACGGTTCAAATTCAGGCAGTTCCGGGCAATATAATGGAAATTATGGTCCTGGAACAGGTCATGGAAGAGGAAATCCTTTCCTAAATGGTGGATCAACTAGTAATGCCAATGCCGCAGCTAATGCGAATGCAAATGCTAATGCTAATGCGGTTGGTCAGTCAGGATCACTTGGATATAATGGTGGAAATGAATATCTTGGTAATATCGGAGCAAACAATCCTTTCCTTGGTGGATCTGGAAGTGCTGGAGCAAATGCAAATGCAAATGCTAATGCTAATGCTAATGCTCAGGGACATGGTCAAGGACAAATTGGAGCACAAAATCCCTTTTTAACTGGTGGGTCTAGTAATCTTGGTGGATCCGGCAATATTGGTAGACCTTATCAAGGCCATGCTCAAGGAATACCTACCCAACTTCCAACGAAACCAAATTGTGGTGGTTCAGGATGTAACAATGGTccttctataataataattgatcaaAACAAACCTAAAGGCATACCAACGACTCTACCAAAAGAAATAGATTCTGGATATTACGATGGAAGCAACGCAGGAAGTTCAGCGAATGCTAATGCTGGAAGTTATGGTGGTGCACAAAATCAGCCTGTTAAAGGTGTCCCGATCATTTTAAACGGACCTAATTATGGTGGCCAGCCTAAATATCCAAGTACCGGAGGATCAGGAAACTTAGGTGGCTATGGAAGTGGTAGTGGCTCTGCAGGATCTAATGCAAATGCTATTTCATCGGCTAATGCTGGAAGTTCTGGATCTGGATCAAATGGTTATGGTGGACAGGGTAACGTACCACTTAAAGGAAATCCTATTTTAAATCTTGGAGGATCTGGTTCAGGAAACTTGGGTGGTTATGGAAGCAGTAGTGGCTTGGCAGGATCCAATGCAAATGCCGATGCATCAGCTAATGCTGGAAGTTCTGGATCTGGATCGTTATCAGGTGGTTACGGTGGACATGGTGGATATGGTGGAGGATATGGCGGTGGTTCATCAGGTAGTTCTGGATCTGGAAGTTCAGGATTCGGTGGAAACACTGGCGGAGGTGCATTAGGAGGAAGTTCTGGGTCTGGAGGATTAGGATTCGGTGGAAGTACTGGCGGAGGTGCCTTTGGTGGGAGTTCTGGATCTGGAAGTTCAGGATTCGGTGGAAATACTGGCGGAGGTGCATTAGGAGGAAGTTCTGGATCTGGAGGATTAGGATTCGGTGGAAGTACTGGCGGAGGTGCCTTTGGTGGAAGTTCTGGATCTGGAGGATCAGGATTCGGTGGAAGTACTGGCGGAGGTGCCCTTGGTGGAAGTTCTGCAACTGGAGGATCAGGATTCGGTGGAAGTACTGGCGGAGGTGCCTTTGGTGGAAGTTCTGGATCTGGAGGATCAGGATTCGGTGGAAATACTGGCGGAGGTGCCCTTGGTGGAAATTCTGGATCTGGAGGCTCAGGATTCGGTGGTGGTTCTGCCGGATCGAGTGCCAGTGCTAATGCCAATGCAAACGCTGGCGCTTCCGGTGGATCTGGTGGTTATGGAAATGGAAACATAAAGGGATCTGGATCAGGCTTTGGAGGATATGGTGGACAAGGTGGTTCAGGCGGCTACGGTGGAAGTCATGGAGGTTCAGGAAGTTTAGGTGGAGGATACGGTTCTTCTGGATCAAACGCTGCTGCCAATGCTGATGCTAGTGCCAATGCTGGAAGTTCAGGTGGTTCAAGAGGATCAGGATATGGTGATGGATCAGGCATACTAGGAGGTTATGGAAATAAGGGATCTGGTTCTGGATACGGTGGAGGATCAGGTACTTTATGATTCTTCTTTAAACTCTACTAAACAATAACAGATAAATTCTCGGTTGAAAGTTGAAATTACTCTAGACTATACatttctttaacatttttgAACAAAATtgtagctttctctctctctctctctccccctcttgctctctcttctctattctccttctctatttaATTCGCCTTAACAGTAACCGACTAACAATAGCTTCATTTCATTCGTTCAGCGACCGAGCTTACGAGAATCGACCGTCATTCAGCATCAGACGACCTGACCAAATCATCGTCAGCTGCTTTCGTCGAAGCTGTATCATCGGGTCTGATCGTAATTAAATGATTCATCTGTTCCCTTCTACAGGATCAAGCGCTTATTCCGACGCTAACTCTTCTGCTAGTGCCGGTGGATCGTCCCATGCAACTTCCAATGCAAAATCAAGTGCATTTTCGAATGCTGGTGGATCGGCTAATGCCAAAGCCAATGCTGAGGCATCCAGTAGTGCTACAGGATTCGGATCGAAATCATCGGCATCGAGTCATGCATCTGCTACTGCTGATACTAGTGACATGCTCGTATTCACGGATTGAACTCAATATTAAAACAAGGATTTATCAGGCATTCGATAAAGCGATTCCTATATGTTTCATCTTCGCAAAGTGaccaataatattaattgcaCGATTtagcttctctttttctttgtttttgtttttattattctttcaatttctatAATTCTGAGCATACTTCTTGCCATTGCAATATAATTGTCTTTTGTAAATATCTTCattcaatttttctgtattttttcttttttttttatgtcaacTTATGCCACACTGTTTCCAAttgtaaacaatatataagatatacgtcgagtaaaacttttttttgtataatttgtttttattttttattcgaagataTTGCAAAAAGAGAGGTCGTGTTGTTTGATaggtagaatattttttaatggatGTAGGAATCaagtaatatgatataatactcGGATTATACAATATCTGCTTAATTTCCGATAGAACACGTGACTAATTGCTAATAATGtcgaatcgaaaataatacgaatcaTTCGTTCACGTTAGAATTAAACTTTGTACAAAACCGGTATAGCAGTTTGTAATACGTGTAACCAGGCATGTTATTGTGAACTATAATTGTATTGTTCATTTCTGTGTCTCCCTCGAGCTATTTGTCGATATTGTTAATCTTTAATATCTAATGTTAgattatacacgtatatatatatatatatatatatatatatatatatatatatatatcctcgcttagataaattatttcgatttaaaaatgacCACGATACATTGATAcgaggaaaattattttttacgttttatgaGATTCCTGAAAATCATGGGATTCACGTAAAAGTATTTAGAATGAAgtgtttagaaaaagaaactagaaaaaagaaaaattcagtatttttatattcatttgtgATGAATCTTTTATGAAACACATAGACGCACTTACTTACGCATCTACATGATTTTAAAtgtaagatattaaaaatttaattgtgattttttttcaaatatgaatattatgagattagaaagagaaaaatacataaatatatatatatatatttattaagagaaGATAAGACAACTGTAATCAATGTTCAATTTGTCCTATGGATTTCCGTGCGATTTTTCTTCcggtttttttttgtaattcatAGATAATTACcgagaattattttaacatcGAACATTATTCGTTTCGGATTTTCCTTGAAATTCTCCTCTATTATCAACTTCTTATCTCATATACGCTCGATGTAAACATTCTCACATTCTCGTCTCtcttacataatattttactgCGCGTCTTATTTGTAAGCactaaaaatttgaaataaaatttacgataCATTCGATACACTCGGAttgtcgttaaaaaaaaatcattcttcgtgtttttacttttttaacatcgatcttttctattctttatttctaaaacaataaggattagaaaaagattagaTTAGGAATAGTGTTGCATcttgtaaaaaatttacacacgtatacgttatatatttgatatataatattatgaaaactTGTGAGTTAttgaatttgtttaaataactctattaaaaattttcaatttcttcgatattagtaaacatttatatatttacatagatatatagatatataaaaatattattataattataaaataattaagtaatcatagaaatttgttttcatataaattatcatgATTTAACGATTTATATTCGTCTTTTGtcaaaattgtattatatataatttatttaatttatcattcgtACGATCTTTAAAATAACGTAACAATCAAATTCTAATTACacattaaaatgatttatctaTCTTGATCTACGTTTTCTTTACAATTCTTAATAATACTCTAACGAGACATTAGATAtcttgatttaaataaaatttagttAAATTAATCAACGTATTTACCTAATACAAAACtgtaatcataaaaatgatgGGTTGAAAactatcttatttcttttatgcTAATAATTACTTGTTTGATTTTCGTATCAATGGATaacttcatttatttctcaGACTATATTCTGATTCAAAAAGTATGTtgaaagaaagtattttttctacatataacaataatatacatCTTTTTCTTGATCCTTGAGAACATAaaaatacagatatacatacgtactgttatcatattgtttatttttatgtacagAGAGACCAGGAgatatgaaagaaacaaaggaaaagaaatagagaaagagagagagagaaagagagagagagagagagagagagagaatgagagaaaaagagtcaTAAGTGCAAAAGATtgtaatcataaaaatgaGATAACGAAAACAATCGTAATTCTTTCATACTACTAATTATTTGTCTGCTTTTCAAATTAATGATCgtgatcttatttatttaacaaattaaacAACGTGTTTGTCTAATTATCTAATACAATATtgtaatcataaaaatgatgaGACGAAAACAATTTCAATTCTTTTATTCCAATCATTATCTGTTTGACGTATCAATGAAGAATTTCGTTTATCTCTCGATGATATCCTAATTCAAAATGTTTGTTTAAAAAAGCATTCTTTTTGTAtgctaataatatttttgttgattttCTAATTGATCGAGTTAAATAATATagacatatagatatacgtatcgtttttttattacttacttaTATACAGGCAGAGAATAGAAGAggtgaatgaaagaaagaaaatgatgaagaaatagaaagggagagaaaaagaaaaagagagagagagagagagagagttatatatatatgtatatgtatatagatatatatatgtatatgtatatacatagacatacacatacacaatgtAATGAAAGAAGTAATACTTTCATACCGATAATTATTTGTCTGATTCTTTAATCAGttaatagttttatttatatataagacagtattctaattctaaaaaagatggtaaaaaaagattctttcttataccaataatatatatatatatatatatatatatatatatatttatatatttatatacatatatatatatttatatacatatatatatatatatatatatatacatctttttgTTGATCCTCTAGTTGGTCGAGTTCAAggactaaaaagaaaatatagaaataaatccgTGTCCTTTCCAATCAATCaacaatttcatttatctGTAAAACAGTCTTCTAAAAAAAACGCTATGAAAAGCATTTTTTCTATGCATACCAatgatatatatctttttgttgAACCTTTAATTGATCGATTTCAAGGACATACAAATATAGATTTAAGTCCGTGTCATTTCGAATCAATcatcaatttcatttatctGTAAAATAGTTTcctaattctaaaaaaaactCTTAAAAAAgcattcatatacatatatacacctatgtatctttttcttgattCTTTAATTCGAATACATAAACAAGCAGgcataaaatatatcgttccgaattaatcaacaatttcATTTATGTGTGAAACAATATGCTAATTCtagaaaatcgttaaaaaattcttctctGTCCGTAtaccaattatatatatatatatatatatatatatatatatatatatatatatacattttatgtataatgtatacatacatatatatacaatatatattatacatatatatatatctttttgttaaTTCTTTAGTTGGGTATAAAAAGGGTATAAAAGTTCAAggacataaaaatatagatataaatctgtcgttctcttattatttatttatatatacaaagagacCAGGAGaggtgaaagaaataaagaaaaaaagaaaacatcgtATGTGCAAGAGATTGTAACCATATTTAATGATAACAATcctaattcttttatatcaaCAATTATTTGATTACTGATTTTCTAATGTCTGattcaacaattttatttatcattaagacaatatattaattcataaatatatgcagaaaaaaaatcttctctcttcgtatactaacaattattttttgttgttactCCCAAATTGGTTAATGAGTTCGAAAAgacatagaaatataaaaatacgtatCGTTGTTccataatttctttatatgccaaaaaaaagcaagagaagataaaaaaaaagaattgaaaaaagaaagagtccTAGatgcaaaaaattaaaatcatagaAATGATGTATGATAACGATCTTAATTCTCTCGtaccaataattattttgtccGATATGTAAatcaaacaataattttatttatcactaAGACAATATtctaattcataaaatattctgAAAAAAGTCTTCTCTCTTGTTATACTaccaataatatatatctttttgttgGTCCTCCAGTTGGTCGAGTTCGAGGACATAGAAATACAGATATACATGTCGTTCTCtcgttgtttatttatatgcaGGAAGAAACAAGGAgatgtgaaagaaaagaagaaagaaaaaaaagagggagaaagagaaggagaaaagagatagagagagagagagagagagagagagagagagagagagagacagacagacagaaaaagagagaaagacagacagacagagaaagaaaaagagagagagaaagagaaagaaaaacagcagacagagaaagaaagagagagagtcgtaAATGCACGTTGGCATTGTACCATTGAGGCGAAATCCTTTTGGGTACGTGTGAAAAAGAATGGACAAAGGGAAAATGAATCTTCTTGGTTCTCAGGCGGTCTAACAAGAGtagaagcagcagcagcagcagtggCAGCGACAGCGGCAGCAGCAACATCAGCAGACGGCCAGACGCATATACGGATTAACTCGTTTTAAAGAGATCCAGACCGTATGTTCGGTCACGGTACTCGCACTCGATCGCGCGATTCAAGCCAGTTATGCAAGGATGCACCACCACCggtttttcgttttaaaatcGCACCTacacgttctctctttcgtgcCCATACTACTACAAACTACTCTTTCCAACATGCTTTTTAAACAACGCTCTGGAGGACATTTAAAGATGTCGGTCTTTAATACAACACAGAgtttcttcgaacgaatcgtTGCTTAACTTccgtttatttttcattttttatttctttttttttcttgttttcttttttttctttttgtttctttttttttcgaaattaaaaaagttagaGGAAAAGTTAGCaacttgtaaataattattatagaaattattattagatatatattattattatataattattattagaaaaaattgagATACAAGATCTTTTAAAAACAGAATTTCGGATtgaaatctttatttaaaatgtatttttctattgtaaTGTATTCTTCTAGttctaaaaaatgtattaaggTAATgtttaaaatgttatatttaatatcattttcgtttctttatagATCTTCTGGAAAAAATTGTGAGAagatggatatatatgtagattatatgataatatatattttttttatcaaacttACCAAAGTCATtataatcatcattattactGCGACTAATCTCGTTGGTGATCTTGGttgtttacaaataatttatcactatttataagtaaataaagtcCATGGTTAAGACAAGAGAGAAACCACCCTCTATTGCAATTTCCTGAAAAGCAGGactttcttcgaacgaatcgtGCTTagctttcgtttatttttaattttttatttcctttttctccttatttgtttttgtttcttttagagattaaaaaatttagagGAGGGGTTAgcgattagaaaaaatcacattaaaaattaaagtataatgggatttttcgaaattaaaattttggattggaatctttatttaaaatgtatttttcaattttgttccaaaaaatgttataccaagataatgtttaaaatattatatttaacatatcatgttcgtttttttatagattttttggaaaaaattGTGAGaggatggatatatatatagagtatatgataatatttctttttattaaattctttttttatcaacaaggtcatcataatcatcattattactGTGACTAATTTCGTTGGTGATCTTGGttgt from Vespula vulgaris chromosome 13, iyVesVulg1.1, whole genome shotgun sequence includes these protein-coding regions:
- the LOC127068645 gene encoding uncharacterized PE-PGRS family protein PE_PGRS10-like isoform X1 codes for the protein MRLFVCFVPVLVLLFIQDSFAKPGLLRDLTSGLSSGGLLDPLGLFNKGDKSQATASSNAQSLGTNLNLGPLGLSTNLASSSASATAHGGGSASAKANANAQGYGYNGANANANANANANAGASANGGAQGYDDSSSLYNGGSLNNNGITGNYNLRPNEPYSNNIFPSNGQYGGYDGSSLNSGNAQSNANANAGAYSGSNGGTFIPSKPSPSLGPTYVADYGPSYPQYQGNSGSTSGHSNAHSSANANANANANSGRTEHGYNVPESIPINIPQTIQRPQPTLQQRPIIITQSPPNPIIRQPIQNSNAYSTASANANANANAGRIDHGYRAPIIESIPINVPQNIQRPQPVLQQRPVIMTRPSPNPIPQQPRPIIHSVPELHNSATLPVVIVEGPQQQPINRPGVYHQRRPHYHHPHRPKQQPIEIFVIEDDSTPTQAQGGYQGNYGSNSGSSGQYNGNYGPGTGHGRGNPFLNGGSTSNANAAANANANANANAVGQSGSLGYNGGNEYLGNIGANNPFLGGSGSAGANANANANANANAQGHGQGQIGAQNPFLTGGSSNLGGSGNIGRPYQGHAQGIPTQLPTKPNCGGSGCNNGPSIIIIDQNKPKGIPTTLPKEIDSGYYDGSNAGSSANANAGSYGGAQNQPVKGVPIILNGPNYGGQPKYPSTGGSGNLGGYGSGSGSAGSNANAISSANAGSSGSGSNGYGGQGNVPLKGNPILNLGGSGSGNLGGYGSSSGLAGSNANADASANAGSSGSGSLSGGYGGHGGYGGGYGGGSSGSSGSGSSGFGGNTGGGALGGSSGSGGLGFGGSTGGGAFGGSSGSGSSGFGGNTGGGALGGSSGSGGLGFGGSTGGGAFGGSSGSGGSGFGGSTGGGALGGSSATGGSGFGGSTGGGAFGGSSGSGGSGFGGNTGGGALGGNSGSGGSGFGGGSAGSSASANANANAGASGGSGGYGNGNIKGSGSGFGGYGGQGGSGGYGGSHGGSGSLGGGYGSSGSNAAANADASANAGSSGGSRGSGYGDGSGILGGYGNKGSGSGYGGGSGSSAYSDANSSASAGGSSHATSNAKSSAFSNAGGSANAKANAEASSSATGFGSKSSASSHASATADTSDMLVFTD
- the LOC127068645 gene encoding uncharacterized PE-PGRS family protein PE_PGRS10-like isoform X6, translating into MRLFVCFVPVLVLLFIQDSFAKPGLLRDLTSGLSSGGLLDPLGLFNKGDKSQATASSNAQSLGTNLNLGPLGLSTNLASSSASATAHGGGSASAKANANAQGYGYNGANANANANANANAGASANGGAQGYDDSSSLYNGGSLNNNGITGNYNLRPNEPYSNNIFPSNGQYGGYDGSSLNSGNAQSNANANAGAYSGSNGGTFIPSKPSPSLGPTYVADYGPSYPQYQGNSGSTSGHSNAHSSANANANANANSGRTEHGYNVPESIPINIPQTIQRPQPTLQQRPIIITQSPPNPIIRQPIQNSNAYSTASANANANANAGRIDHGYRAPIIESIPINVPQNIQRPQPVLQQRPVIMTRPSPNPIPQQPRPIIHSVPELHNSATLPVVIVEGPQQQPINRPGVYHQRRPHYHHPHRPKQQPIEIFVIEDDSTPTQAQGGYQGNYGSNSGSSGQYNGNYGPGTGHGRGNPFLNGGSTSNANAAANANANANANAVGQSGSLGYNGGNEYLGNIGANNPFLGGSGSAGANANANANANANAQGHGQGQIGAQNPFLTGGSSNLGGSGNIGRPYQGHAQGIPTQLPTKPNCGGSGCNNGPSIIIIDQNKPKGIPTTLPKEIDSGYYDGSNAGSSANANAGSYGGAQNQPVKGVPIILNGPNYGGQPKYPSTGGSGNLGGYGSGSGSAGSNANAISSANAGSSGSGSNGYGGQGNVPLKGNPILNLGGSGSGNLGGYGSSSGLAGSNANADASANAGSSGSGSLSGGYGGHGGYGGGYGGGSSGSSGSGSSGFGGNTGGGALGGSSGSGGLGFGGSTGGGAFGGSSGSGSSGFGGNTGGGALGGSSGSGGLGFGGSTGGGAFGGSSGSGGSGFGGSTGGGALGGSSATGGSGFGGSTGGGAFGGSSGSGGSGFGGNTGGGALGGNSGSGGSGFGGGSAGSSASANANANAGASGGSGGYGNGNIKGSGSGFGGYGGQGGSGGYGGSHGGSGSLGGGYGSSGSNAAANADASANAGSSGGSRGSGYGDGSGILGGYGNKGSGSGYGGGSATELTRIDRHSASDDLTKSSSAAFVEAVSSGLIVIK
- the LOC127068645 gene encoding uncharacterized PE-PGRS family protein PE_PGRS46-like isoform X15, coding for MRLFVCFVPVLVLLFIQDSFAKPGLLRDLTSGLSSGGLLDPLGLFNKGDKSQATASSNAQSLGTNLNLGPLGLSTNLASSSASATAHGGGSASAKANANAQGYGYNGANANANANANANAGASANGGAQGYDDSSSLYNGGSLNNNGITGNYNLRPNEPYSNNIFPSNGQYGGYDGSSLNSGNAQSNANANAGAYSGSNGGTFIPSKPSPSLGPTYVADYGPSYPQYQGNSGSTSGHSNAHSSANANANANANSGRTEHGYNVPESIPINIPQTIQRPQPTLQQRPIIITQSPPNPIIRQPIQNSNAYSTASANANANANAGRIDHGYRAPIIESIPINVPQNIQRPQPVLQQRPVIMTRPSPNPIPQQPRPIIHSVPELHNSATLPVVIVEGPQQQPINRPGVYHQRRPHYHHPHRPKQQPIEIFVIEDDSTPTQAQGGYQGNYGSNSGSSGQYNGNYGPGTGHGRGNPFLNGGSTSNANAAANANANANANAVGQSGSLGYNGGNEYLGNIGANNPFLGGSGSAGANANANANANANAQGHGQGQIGAQNPFLTGGSSNLGGSGNIGRPYQGHAQGIPTQLPTKPNCGGSGCNNGPSIIIIDQNKPKGIPTTLPKEIDSGYYDGSNAGSSANANAGSYGGAQNQPVKGVPIILNGPNYGGQPKYPSTGGSGNLGGYGSGSGSAGSNANAISSANAGSSGSGSNGYGGQGNVPLKGNPILNLGGSGSGNLGGYGSSSGLAGSNANADASANAGSSGSGSLSGGYGGHGGYGGGYGGGSSGSSGSGSSGFGGNTGGGALGGSSGSGGLGFGGSTGGGAFGGSSGSGRLGFGGSTGGGAFGGSSGSGGSGFGGSTGGGALGGNSGSGGSGFGGGSAGSSASANANANAGASGGSGGYGNGNIKGSGSGFGGYGGQGGSGGYGGSHGGSGSLGGGYGSSGSNAAANADASANAGSSGGSRGSGYGDGSGILGGYGNKGSGSGYGGGSGSSAYSDANSSASAGGSSHATSNAKSSAFSNAGGSANAKANAEASSSATGFGSKSSASSHASATADTSDMLVFTD
- the LOC127068645 gene encoding WAG22 antigen-like isoform X11, with the protein product MRLFVCFVPVLVLLFIQDSFAKPGLLRDLTSGLSSGGLLDPLGLFNKGDKSQATASSNAQSLGTNLNLGPLGLSTNLASSSASATAHGGGSASAKANANAQGYGYNGANANANANANANAGASANGGAQGYDDSSSLYNGGSLNNNGITGNYNLRPNEPYSNNIFPSNGQYGGYDGSSLNSGNAQSNANANAGAYSGSNGGTFIPSKPSPSLGPTYVADYGPSYPQYQGNSGSTSGHSNAHSSANANANANANSGRTEHGYNVPESIPINIPQTIQRPQPTLQQRPIIITQSPPNPIIRQPIQNSNAYSTASANANANANAGRIDHGYRAPIIESIPINVPQNIQRPQPVLQQRPVIMTRPSPNPIPQQPRPIIHSVPELHNSATLPVVIVEGPQQQPINRPGVYHQRRPHYHHPHRPKQQPIEIFVIEDDSTPTQAQGGYQGNYGSNSGSSGQYNGNYGPGTGHGRGNPFLNGGSTSNANAAANANANANANAVGQSGSLGYNGGNEYLGNIGANNPFLGGSGSAGANANANANANANAQGHGQGQIGAQNPFLTGGSSNLGGSGNIGRPYQGHAQGIPTQLPTKPNCGGSGCNNGPSIIIIDQNKPKGIPTTLPKEIDSGYYDGSNAGSSANANAGSYGGAQNQPVKGVPIILNGPNYGGQPKYPSTGGSGNLGGYGSGSGSAGSNANAISSANAGSSGSGSNGYGGQGNVPLKGNPILNLGGSGSGNLGGYGSSSGLAGSNANADASANAGSSGSGSLSGGYGGHGGYGGGYGGGSSGSSGSGSSGFGGNTGGGALGGSSGSGGLGFGGSTGGGAFGGSSGSGRLGFGGSTGGGAFGGSSGSGGSGFGGSTGGGAFGGSSGSGGSGFGGNTGGGALGGNSGSGGSGFGGGSAGSSASANANANAGASGGSGGYGNGNIKGSGSGFGGYGGQGGSGGYGGSHGGSGSLGGGYGSSGSNAAANADASANAGSSGGSRGSGYGDGSGILGGYGNKGSGSGYGGGSGSSAYSDANSSASAGGSSHATSNAKSSAFSNAGGSANAKANAEASSSATGFGSKSSASSHASATADTSDMLVFTD